In the Micromonospora narathiwatensis genome, one interval contains:
- a CDS encoding PadR family transcriptional regulator, with protein MSIGHTFLGLLESSPRHGYDLKRAYDERFGHSRPLHFGQVYSTLSRLLRNGLVEVDSVEAGEGPERKRYAITEAGVTDVQRWLSQPEKPEPYLQSVLYTKVVLALLTGRPAADLLDTQRAEHLRLMRELTRRKAHGDLADQLICDHALFHLEADLRWLELTTARLDELAKEVHG; from the coding sequence ATGTCTATCGGGCACACCTTCCTCGGGCTGCTGGAATCCAGTCCCCGACACGGATACGACCTCAAGCGGGCGTACGACGAGCGCTTCGGGCACAGCCGGCCGCTGCACTTCGGCCAGGTCTACTCCACCCTGTCCCGGCTGCTCCGCAACGGCCTGGTCGAGGTGGACTCGGTCGAGGCCGGCGAGGGCCCCGAGCGCAAGCGGTACGCGATCACCGAGGCGGGCGTGACCGACGTCCAACGCTGGCTGTCCCAGCCCGAGAAGCCCGAGCCCTACCTGCAGAGCGTGCTCTACACCAAGGTGGTGCTCGCGCTGCTCACCGGCCGACCCGCCGCCGACCTGCTGGACACCCAGCGGGCCGAGCACCTGCGGCTGATGCGCGAGCTGACCCGACGCAAGGCCCACGGCGACCTGGCCGACCAGCTCATCTGTGACCACGCGCTCTTCCACCTGGAGGCGGACCTGCGCTGGCTGGAACTGACCACCGCCCGCCTCGACGAACTGGCGAAGGAGGTCCACGGATGA
- a CDS encoding type VII secretion protein EccE codes for MTQVQAPPGRTATAPAVPADRPVTPADRRRRGRLGPVVVGQLVVLECAALAVWFATAGPVWVLAAVGGPAVVAVVAAFGRRGGRWWYEDLLLRRRLRRRRERARGAVPAGDPRLGALAPDLAVVELTDRGTRLGVGQDDRGWFAAVALTGRPGAPDGSVEAAVVDRALAVLTDFTGPVTQTQVVSHTLVWYPAPGAPPAAHRTVWVALRLSVSDARAETVTRGGGLRGVHRTVAAGVGRLGKALNAAGLGHRVLGRDELHAAVVSGAGLDLAPEAPVESWTSLRGGGWTQRCLALRVRANGSLGALVDAVTATSAPSHTVAAVVLPGGRRVPPLLRVAAMDGHAEALVKAVRDVAGRSGVPARPLDGQHGPGVYATAPVATAMGTVTVEG; via the coding sequence ATGACCCAGGTCCAGGCGCCACCCGGTCGTACGGCCACCGCCCCCGCCGTCCCGGCGGACCGACCGGTCACCCCGGCCGACCGGCGTCGGCGCGGCCGGCTCGGCCCGGTCGTCGTCGGTCAGCTCGTGGTGCTGGAGTGCGCCGCGCTGGCCGTCTGGTTCGCCACCGCCGGTCCGGTCTGGGTGCTCGCCGCCGTCGGCGGCCCGGCCGTGGTGGCGGTCGTCGCCGCCTTCGGCCGTCGAGGCGGCCGCTGGTGGTACGAGGACCTGCTGCTCCGCCGCCGGCTGCGCCGCCGCCGGGAGCGGGCCCGGGGGGCGGTGCCGGCCGGCGACCCGAGGCTCGGCGCGCTCGCCCCGGACCTGGCCGTCGTCGAGCTGACCGATCGCGGCACCCGGCTCGGCGTCGGCCAGGACGACCGGGGCTGGTTCGCCGCCGTCGCGCTGACCGGCCGCCCCGGCGCGCCGGACGGCTCCGTCGAGGCGGCCGTGGTGGACCGAGCCCTGGCGGTGCTCACCGACTTCACCGGGCCGGTCACCCAGACCCAGGTCGTCTCGCACACCCTGGTCTGGTACCCGGCGCCGGGCGCGCCACCGGCCGCCCACCGTACGGTCTGGGTGGCGCTGCGGCTCTCGGTCTCCGACGCCCGGGCCGAGACGGTGACCCGGGGCGGCGGGCTGCGCGGCGTGCACCGCACCGTCGCGGCCGGAGTCGGCCGGCTCGGCAAGGCCCTGAACGCGGCCGGACTCGGCCACCGCGTCCTGGGCCGCGACGAGCTGCACGCGGCGGTGGTCTCCGGGGCCGGACTCGACCTGGCGCCCGAGGCGCCGGTGGAGAGCTGGACCAGCCTGCGCGGCGGCGGCTGGACGCAGCGCTGCCTGGCGCTGCGGGTACGCGCCAACGGGTCGCTGGGCGCGCTGGTGGACGCGGTCACGGCGACCTCGGCGCCGTCGCACACCGTCGCGGCGGTGGTGCTCCCCGGCGGGCGTCGGGTGCCGCCGCTGCTGCGGGTGGCGGCGATGGACGGCCACGCCGAGGCGCTGGTGAAGGCCGTCCGGGACGTGGCCGGCCGGTCCGGCGTGCCGGCCCGCCCGCTGGACGGGCAGCACGGTCCGGGCGTCTACGCGACCGCGCCGGTGGCGACCGCGATGGGCACCGTCACGGTCGAAGGTTGA
- the eccB gene encoding type VII secretion protein EccB — MRTRRDQVQAYRFVTRRIVSALLSGDPETNDLPMRRLGMAVFGSVIAAAVVLGGAGAYGQLTGNAAPLESNTLVIERETGATYVFTEGVLYPTLNYASARLILDEPAPTVRTVSQASIKDRPRGRTVGIVGAPDDVPERKSLVGLPWSVCDVPDPADSRRSTTRLVIDRPLPGGTPLTDEAVLVRVDGTRYLLTNGARLRIVGDQQALVALKMAGATPLTVGQQLLNALPVGPELRKPAIDGDGGTSGLMGDRPARVGQVFRAAEQYYVLTRQGLVTVTEMTALLLLGAGGQVTDLTPDQAGQLLTDQRLEPAGLPEKLPALHEVRPGRTVLCATYRSGGPGQPPVTTLEVFDQPPAELTASAGVAARQGSRDAVRTAESVLLPGGKGVLVQAAAGEGGEAAAGATVYLITAQGVRHPLGPNAKAALGYADVTPLSVPASLLALVPTGPTLVQRDAMTQFDPGAKSSRSTSESSGSASESSDTKATPAQGG; from the coding sequence ATGCGGACCCGCCGCGATCAGGTGCAGGCGTACCGCTTCGTCACCCGCCGCATCGTCTCCGCGCTGCTCTCCGGCGACCCGGAGACCAACGACCTGCCGATGCGTCGGCTCGGCATGGCGGTGTTCGGCAGCGTGATCGCCGCCGCCGTCGTGCTCGGCGGCGCCGGCGCGTACGGGCAGTTGACCGGCAACGCCGCGCCGCTGGAGTCCAACACGCTGGTGATCGAGCGGGAGACCGGCGCCACGTACGTCTTCACCGAAGGGGTGCTGTACCCGACCCTCAACTACGCCTCCGCCCGGCTGATCCTCGACGAGCCCGCGCCGACGGTGCGTACCGTCTCCCAGGCGTCCATCAAGGATCGGCCGCGCGGCCGGACGGTGGGCATCGTCGGCGCCCCGGACGACGTACCGGAACGGAAGTCGCTGGTCGGGCTGCCCTGGTCGGTCTGCGACGTGCCCGATCCGGCTGACTCGCGGCGCTCCACCACCCGGCTGGTGATCGACCGGCCGCTGCCGGGCGGCACCCCGCTCACCGACGAGGCGGTGCTGGTCCGGGTGGACGGCACGCGGTACCTGCTCACCAACGGCGCGCGGCTGCGCATCGTCGGCGACCAGCAGGCGCTGGTGGCGTTGAAGATGGCCGGCGCGACGCCGCTCACCGTCGGGCAGCAGTTGCTCAACGCGCTGCCGGTCGGGCCGGAGCTGCGGAAGCCGGCGATCGACGGGGACGGCGGCACCAGCGGCCTGATGGGTGACCGGCCGGCCCGGGTCGGGCAGGTCTTCCGGGCCGCCGAGCAGTACTACGTGCTGACCCGGCAGGGGCTGGTGACGGTCACCGAGATGACCGCGCTGCTGCTGCTCGGCGCCGGCGGCCAGGTCACCGACCTCACGCCGGACCAGGCCGGCCAGCTCCTCACCGACCAGCGGCTGGAGCCGGCGGGGCTGCCGGAGAAGCTGCCCGCCCTGCACGAGGTGCGGCCCGGGCGGACCGTGCTGTGCGCCACCTACCGGTCGGGCGGGCCGGGGCAGCCGCCGGTCACCACGCTGGAGGTCTTCGACCAGCCGCCGGCCGAGCTGACCGCGTCGGCCGGGGTGGCCGCCCGGCAGGGGTCCCGGGACGCCGTACGCACCGCCGAGAGCGTGCTGCTGCCGGGCGGCAAGGGCGTGCTGGTGCAGGCGGCGGCGGGTGAGGGCGGCGAGGCGGCGGCCGGCGCGACGGTCTACCTGATCACCGCGCAGGGGGTCCGCCACCCGCTGGGGCCGAACGCGAAGGCCGCGCTCGGGTACGCCGACGTCACCCCGCTGTCGGTGCCCGCCTCGTTGCTGGCCCTGGTGCCGACCGGGCCGACCCTGGTTCAGCGGGATGCCATGACCCAGTTCGATCCGGGCGCCAAGTCGTCCAGGTCGACGTCCGAGTCGTCCGGCTCGGCGTCCGAATCGTCGGACACGAAGGCGACGCCGGCCCAGGGCGGCTGA
- a CDS encoding WXG100 family type VII secretion target — MSEYTQRYAPVSHKELYHGVTSGDPKQIDGLGAQWSSLKDTLEGLGRDLTDDLDALGKTWTGDAAREFHQRLNLVVDYSGNLAHGMAGVRQALDMMATELRTAQSNAESPEETDDNDKMLSGAGKGFLVGGIPGAVIGGFVGHEQDKAEQEKAHQRMVQVVANLAEGYDFSAYGRVVVPERPDDRLPGHSDPSDPALRHGPSVGTPSSGPTSGTFAHTPGGTATTSGVHHTAPGNGTVGGGVPGSPGSGDPGSVGSVGSVGSVGTVDPAGTALAGAGPVTATGPGVTGLTGPGMGGSPSTVSAGGSLYGAPGVVGTGALAGAGPAAAGRPGGVSGLENRSASGTGRLASGRGLVVESEGRSNGGRGTNARSAMAGRNGVLGGRGQHDDDESADRLTWLTEDEMVWGDGRPAPPPVLGTD; from the coding sequence GTGTCTGAGTACACCCAGCGCTACGCACCCGTCAGCCACAAGGAGCTCTACCACGGCGTCACCTCGGGCGACCCGAAGCAGATCGACGGGCTGGGCGCCCAGTGGAGTTCGTTGAAGGACACCCTGGAGGGCCTCGGCCGGGACCTGACCGACGATCTGGACGCGCTGGGCAAGACCTGGACGGGCGACGCCGCCCGGGAGTTCCACCAGCGGTTGAACCTGGTCGTCGACTACTCCGGCAATCTCGCCCACGGCATGGCCGGCGTCCGGCAGGCGCTCGACATGATGGCCACCGAGCTGCGCACCGCCCAGTCGAACGCGGAGAGCCCGGAGGAGACCGACGACAACGACAAGATGCTCTCCGGCGCCGGCAAGGGCTTCCTGGTCGGCGGCATCCCGGGCGCCGTGATCGGCGGCTTCGTCGGCCACGAGCAGGACAAGGCCGAGCAGGAGAAGGCGCACCAGCGGATGGTGCAGGTCGTCGCCAACCTGGCCGAGGGGTACGACTTCTCCGCGTACGGGCGGGTCGTCGTCCCGGAGCGGCCCGACGACCGCCTGCCGGGCCACTCCGATCCGAGCGATCCGGCGCTGCGCCACGGCCCGTCGGTGGGCACCCCCTCGTCCGGGCCGACCTCCGGCACGTTCGCCCACACCCCGGGGGGCACCGCGACCACGTCCGGCGTCCACCACACGGCACCGGGCAACGGCACGGTGGGTGGCGGCGTTCCCGGCAGCCCCGGCTCGGGTGACCCGGGCAGCGTCGGCTCCGTCGGCTCCGTCGGCTCCGTCGGCACGGTCGACCCCGCCGGCACCGCGCTCGCCGGTGCCGGCCCGGTGACCGCCACCGGCCCGGGGGTCACCGGTCTCACCGGTCCCGGCATGGGCGGCTCCCCCTCGACCGTCTCGGCCGGCGGGAGCCTCTACGGGGCGCCGGGCGTGGTGGGCACCGGCGCGCTGGCCGGCGCGGGCCCGGCGGCGGCCGGGCGGCCCGGCGGGGTGTCCGGCCTGGAGAACCGGTCGGCGTCCGGCACCGGGCGGCTCGCCTCCGGGCGGGGCCTGGTGGTGGAGTCGGAGGGCCGGTCCAACGGCGGCCGCGGCACGAACGCGCGTTCCGCGATGGCCGGGCGCAACGGTGTGCTGGGCGGGCGCGGCCAGCACGACGACGACGAGTCGGCGGATCGGCTCACCTGGCTGACCGAGGACGAGATGGTCTGGGGCGACGGCCGGCCGGCGCCGCCGCCGGTGCTCGGCACCGACTGA
- a CDS encoding ABC transporter ATP-binding protein, whose amino-acid sequence MTGDVLLTGTDLHKSFGPTQALAGASVSVRAGEVVALMGPSGSGKSTLLHCLAGIVRPDQGLVHYRGIELTALSDPARSALRRREFGFVFQFGQLVPELTCLENVALPLRLERVRRREAERRATEWLDRLEVTDVAGKRPGEVSGGQGQRVAVARALVTGPRVVFADEPTGALDSLNGERVMRLLADAARESGAAVLLVTHEPRVAAYSDREVVVRDGRARSLEQVA is encoded by the coding sequence ATGACCGGCGACGTCCTGCTGACCGGAACGGACCTGCACAAGTCCTTCGGCCCGACCCAGGCCCTCGCCGGCGCGTCGGTGTCCGTACGCGCCGGCGAGGTGGTGGCGCTGATGGGCCCGTCCGGCTCGGGCAAGTCCACGCTGCTGCACTGCCTGGCCGGCATCGTGCGCCCGGACCAGGGACTGGTGCACTACCGGGGCATCGAGCTGACCGCCCTCTCCGATCCGGCCCGCAGCGCGCTGCGCCGCCGGGAGTTCGGCTTCGTCTTCCAGTTCGGGCAGCTCGTACCGGAGCTGACCTGCCTGGAGAACGTCGCGCTGCCGCTGCGGCTGGAACGCGTACGCCGCCGCGAGGCGGAACGGCGGGCCACCGAGTGGCTGGACCGGCTGGAGGTGACCGACGTCGCCGGCAAGCGCCCGGGCGAGGTCTCCGGCGGCCAGGGGCAGCGGGTCGCGGTGGCCCGCGCACTGGTCACCGGCCCGCGGGTCGTGTTCGCCGACGAGCCCACCGGCGCCCTGGACTCGCTCAACGGCGAGCGGGTGATGCGCCTGCTCGCCGACGCGGCCCGGGAGTCCGGGGCGGCCGTCCTGCTGGTGACCCACGAGCCACGGGTGGCGGCGTACTCCGACCGGGAGGTGGTGGTCCGCGACGGCCGGGCCCGCAGCCTGGAGCAGGTGGCGTGA
- the eccD gene encoding type VII secretion integral membrane protein EccD, with product MATKAATGGLSRITIVAPRTRMDLALPSDVPLADLLPTLLRYAGEDLADEGVRHGGWSLSRLGGQPLDGGRTAAQLGVRDGEVLYFNPRADAAPEIVFDDVVDAVATATNQRPGTWQVGTTRAFAALFAGVALAGGAAAALFAGPPQLPGALAALVVAVALVVSAAVLSRAAGDSRTGAVLAMAGLGYAAVGGLLVLAGDRKLAELDSPHVLLAATAVVLFGAVAALAVGDRLPLFLGAVAVGAAVAIGAVLCLVFGLGAAAAAAVIATVAFAALPMLPMIAYRLARLPVPSIPTGPDDLKTDTESVDGPRVLRNSERADAFLTGLLWTVAVLVLGGQVVLAGNGRLPAVLLCLVLALLSLLRARPFIGRAQRTPVLLAGTAGLGLAAAATFGTGALPVRLGLILGGLLLAAVISLIYGLSVAGKRISPVWGRTLDIVEILLIVALVPLAVWVSGAYGWIVNLRP from the coding sequence GTGGCGACGAAGGCGGCGACCGGCGGGCTGAGCCGGATCACCATCGTGGCGCCGCGGACCAGGATGGACCTGGCGTTGCCGTCGGACGTACCGCTGGCCGACCTGCTGCCCACGCTGCTGCGGTACGCCGGCGAGGACCTCGCCGACGAGGGCGTGCGGCACGGCGGGTGGAGCCTGTCCCGGCTCGGTGGGCAGCCGCTGGACGGTGGCCGTACCGCCGCACAGCTCGGCGTGCGCGACGGCGAGGTGCTCTATTTCAACCCCCGGGCCGACGCCGCCCCCGAGATCGTCTTCGACGACGTGGTGGACGCCGTCGCCACCGCGACCAACCAGCGTCCCGGCACCTGGCAGGTCGGCACCACCCGGGCGTTCGCCGCGCTCTTCGCCGGCGTCGCCCTGGCCGGCGGCGCGGCTGCGGCGCTCTTCGCCGGTCCGCCGCAGTTGCCCGGCGCGCTCGCCGCGCTCGTGGTCGCGGTCGCCCTGGTGGTGAGCGCCGCGGTGCTGTCCCGCGCGGCCGGCGACAGCCGGACCGGCGCGGTGCTGGCCATGGCCGGCCTCGGCTACGCGGCGGTCGGCGGCCTGCTGGTCCTCGCCGGGGACCGGAAGCTGGCCGAGCTGGACAGCCCACACGTGCTCCTGGCCGCGACCGCGGTGGTGCTCTTCGGCGCGGTGGCCGCGCTCGCCGTCGGTGACCGGCTGCCGCTGTTCCTCGGCGCGGTCGCGGTGGGCGCGGCGGTCGCCATCGGCGCGGTGCTCTGCCTGGTCTTCGGGCTCGGCGCGGCGGCCGCCGCGGCGGTGATCGCGACCGTCGCGTTCGCCGCCCTGCCGATGCTGCCGATGATCGCCTACCGGCTGGCCCGGCTGCCGGTGCCGTCGATCCCGACCGGCCCGGACGACCTGAAGACCGACACCGAGTCGGTCGACGGCCCGCGTGTGCTGCGCAACAGCGAGCGGGCCGACGCGTTCCTCACCGGCCTGCTGTGGACGGTCGCGGTGCTGGTGCTCGGCGGCCAGGTGGTGCTCGCCGGCAACGGCCGGCTGCCGGCGGTGCTGCTCTGCCTCGTCCTGGCCCTGCTGTCGCTGCTGCGGGCCCGCCCGTTCATCGGCCGCGCCCAGCGCACCCCGGTGCTGCTCGCCGGCACCGCCGGTCTGGGGCTGGCCGCCGCGGCCACCTTCGGCACCGGGGCGCTGCCGGTCCGGCTCGGGCTGATTCTGGGCGGCCTGCTGCTGGCGGCGGTGATCAGCCTGATCTACGGCCTCAGCGTGGCGGGCAAGCGGATCTCGCCGGTCTGGGGACGGACCCTCGACATCGTCGAGATCCTGCTGATCGTCGCCCTGGTGCCGCTGGCCGTCTGGGTGAGCGGCGCCTACGGCTGGATCGTCAACCTTCGACCGTGA